In Zunongwangia profunda SM-A87, the following proteins share a genomic window:
- a CDS encoding M1 family metallopeptidase gives MKKLIFSLALLVSAFSQAQNNTCYWQQHVDYDMNVDMNVENYRYTGTQELVYTNNSPDTLNKVYYHMFFNAFQPGSEMDRRLQDIKDPDGRMVNNKGDRQNPDYESRIAKLKEDEIGYLRATSLTQDGKKVETEEEETILIVHLAEPILPGKSTTFKMEFEGQVPVQIRRSGRNNADGVALSMTQWYPKLAEYDFEGWHADPYIAREFHGVWGDFDVTINIDKDYIIGGTGVLQNPEEIGYGYEEKGTKVKHKGKKLAWNFKAEKVHDFAWAADPDFIHDKLETKSGVMLHFLYKDDPKVTEAWKKIQPETAKLLAFFNKHIGPYPWPQYSVIQGGDGGMEYAMCTLITGGEDYNSLLGTTAHEFAHSWFQQLLATNESEHPWMDEGFTTYISGLAQKTIKGTSGNPFAGSYRGYNYIATSGAEQPQTTHGDRYDINTAYSIAAYSKGAVFLAQLGYIIGQENLAKTLNRYYDEWKFKHPTPNDFIRVAEKVSGAELHWYLTDWTETTNQIDYAINSVEEAENGTKVTLERKGLMPMPVEVTVTLNDGSKKLYYMPLRMMRWEKPAEGDVERIVKEDWPWAYPTYDLEIDTPKANIKSIEIDESQLMADVNRSNNTYGQVDSE, from the coding sequence ATGAAAAAACTAATTTTTAGTCTGGCACTTTTGGTTTCTGCATTTTCGCAGGCACAAAATAATACCTGCTACTGGCAACAACATGTAGACTACGATATGAACGTAGATATGAATGTTGAAAATTACCGTTATACCGGTACTCAGGAGTTGGTTTATACCAATAATTCACCAGATACCTTAAATAAAGTATATTACCATATGTTCTTTAACGCTTTTCAACCGGGAAGCGAGATGGATCGACGTTTACAGGATATCAAAGATCCGGATGGAAGAATGGTAAATAATAAAGGAGATCGACAAAATCCAGATTACGAGAGTAGAATCGCCAAACTTAAAGAAGATGAGATTGGTTATTTAAGAGCTACTTCGTTAACCCAGGATGGCAAAAAAGTAGAAACAGAAGAAGAAGAAACGATTCTTATCGTACATCTTGCCGAACCTATTTTACCAGGAAAATCTACTACTTTTAAAATGGAATTTGAAGGCCAAGTACCCGTACAAATCAGAAGATCTGGTAGAAATAATGCCGATGGTGTCGCGCTTTCCATGACACAGTGGTATCCTAAATTAGCTGAATATGATTTTGAAGGATGGCATGCAGATCCTTATATCGCCAGAGAATTTCATGGCGTTTGGGGTGATTTTGATGTAACCATAAATATCGATAAAGATTATATTATCGGTGGGACAGGTGTTTTACAAAATCCTGAAGAAATTGGTTACGGATACGAAGAAAAAGGCACTAAAGTAAAACATAAAGGTAAAAAACTGGCCTGGAATTTTAAAGCCGAAAAAGTACATGATTTTGCCTGGGCTGCAGATCCAGATTTTATCCATGATAAACTGGAAACCAAAAGCGGTGTTATGCTTCACTTTTTATACAAAGATGATCCAAAAGTAACTGAAGCCTGGAAAAAAATTCAGCCCGAAACAGCTAAATTATTGGCGTTTTTTAACAAACATATAGGTCCTTATCCATGGCCACAATACTCTGTTATACAGGGTGGCGATGGTGGTATGGAATATGCCATGTGTACTTTAATTACCGGCGGAGAAGACTACAATAGCTTACTGGGCACTACTGCTCACGAATTTGCACATTCCTGGTTTCAACAATTATTAGCTACTAACGAATCTGAGCATCCTTGGATGGATGAAGGTTTTACCACTTATATTTCTGGGCTGGCTCAAAAAACGATCAAAGGAACTTCGGGAAATCCTTTTGCCGGATCTTATAGAGGCTATAACTACATTGCTACCTCTGGAGCAGAGCAACCTCAAACAACCCATGGTGATCGTTACGATATCAATACCGCTTATTCTATCGCCGCTTATAGCAAAGGAGCTGTATTTTTAGCACAACTGGGATATATTATCGGGCAGGAAAATTTAGCCAAAACGTTAAATCGCTATTACGACGAATGGAAATTTAAACATCCAACACCTAATGATTTTATTAGAGTTGCTGAAAAAGTATCTGGAGCCGAATTACACTGGTATCTAACCGATTGGACAGAAACTACTAATCAAATCGATTATGCAATCAATAGTGTAGAGGAAGCTGAAAACGGAACAAAAGTAACTTTAGAAAGAAAAGGTTTAATGCCCATGCCTGTTGAAGTTACGGTGACTTTAAACGATGGTAGTAAGAAATTATACTATATGCCATTACGTATGATGCGTTGGGAAAAACCGGCTGAAGGCGATGTAGAACGAATTGTAAAAGAAGACTGGCCCTGGGCTTATCCAACTTACGATTTGGAAATAGATACTCCTAAAGCTAATATAAAATCTATAGAAATTGACGAATCTCAGCTTATGGCTGATGTTAATCGTAGTAACAATACTTACGGACAAGTAGATTCTGAATAA
- a CDS encoding S8 family serine peptidase: MNYLTKMKIPFYKPLLAATSAAILASCGSSAPAIVSTPIASIDTIPLKVTALTDAQFKNWPEADLVYDTIPGMSVDRAYSEIIKDQKGTKVIVGVIDSGTDIEHEDLKNVIWTNEDEIPGNGIDDDNNGYIDDIHGWNFLGDAVDENLEFVRIYRKLKPKYEGKSASAISEANREEFILYKDAEAEYNKKLTEAQQNLAQYQQIKSQLVAAHQAVSSQLGKEDYTIDELKAMQATAQPLSQYKAMLLQIQQNVNENIPKAIEELDGAIDYYSDQVKINLNLDLNGRELVGDNPDDLSDRNYGNNNVMGPEADKENIKHGTHVAGIIAAQRNNGIGMNGVAQNVEIMAIRAVPNGDEYDKDIALAIRYAVDNGAKVINTSFGKYFSTHPDWVRDAIKYAADHDVLIVNAAGNESLNLDEKMVYPNDQTPDNAIEISDNFLTVGALNYDYGSKLVADFSNYGKKNVDVFAPGNKIWSTTPNNEYEYLQGTSMASPEVAGIAAMIRSYFPKLTAPQVKKIIMDSGLPVQANVIVGGDRLNTQEFSELSTSGKIVNLYNALILASKVSK; this comes from the coding sequence ATGAATTATTTAACTAAAATGAAAATTCCATTTTATAAACCATTACTGGCTGCTACCTCAGCAGCCATTCTTGCGTCTTGTGGGAGTAGTGCTCCTGCAATTGTTTCAACTCCAATTGCAAGTATCGATACGATTCCGCTTAAGGTGACTGCACTTACCGATGCTCAGTTTAAAAACTGGCCAGAAGCCGATTTGGTGTATGATACCATTCCGGGTATGAGTGTAGATAGGGCGTATTCAGAAATTATCAAAGATCAAAAAGGCACCAAAGTGATTGTGGGGGTAATTGATAGTGGTACAGATATCGAACACGAAGATCTTAAAAATGTTATCTGGACAAATGAAGATGAAATTCCGGGAAATGGAATAGACGATGATAACAATGGATATATCGACGATATTCATGGCTGGAACTTTTTAGGCGACGCTGTAGATGAAAATTTAGAATTTGTAAGAATTTACAGAAAATTAAAACCTAAATACGAAGGAAAATCGGCAAGTGCCATCAGTGAAGCCAATCGCGAAGAATTTATTCTTTACAAAGATGCTGAAGCCGAATACAACAAGAAATTAACCGAAGCACAACAAAACCTGGCGCAGTACCAACAAATAAAATCTCAACTGGTAGCTGCACATCAGGCGGTTTCTTCTCAATTAGGAAAAGAAGATTACACGATAGATGAACTAAAAGCAATGCAGGCTACCGCACAACCTTTAAGCCAGTATAAAGCCATGTTGCTTCAGATTCAGCAAAATGTAAATGAAAATATTCCAAAAGCAATTGAAGAATTAGATGGTGCCATTGATTATTACTCAGATCAGGTTAAAATCAATTTAAATCTGGATCTTAACGGTAGAGAACTGGTTGGTGATAATCCTGATGATCTAAGTGATCGTAATTACGGAAATAACAACGTCATGGGACCTGAAGCCGATAAAGAAAACATAAAGCATGGTACGCACGTAGCCGGTATTATTGCCGCCCAAAGAAATAACGGCATAGGAATGAACGGTGTGGCGCAGAATGTTGAAATTATGGCCATAAGGGCGGTACCAAATGGAGATGAGTACGACAAGGATATTGCTCTTGCTATTAGATATGCAGTGGATAATGGTGCTAAAGTAATCAATACCAGTTTTGGTAAATATTTCTCTACACACCCAGATTGGGTAAGAGATGCTATTAAATATGCAGCAGATCACGATGTATTAATTGTAAATGCAGCCGGTAATGAAAGCTTAAACCTGGATGAGAAAATGGTGTATCCAAACGATCAAACACCAGATAATGCCATAGAAATTAGCGATAACTTCTTAACTGTGGGTGCCTTAAATTATGATTATGGTTCTAAACTGGTAGCCGATTTCTCTAACTACGGGAAGAAAAACGTAGATGTGTTTGCTCCGGGAAATAAAATCTGGTCTACGACACCAAATAATGAATATGAATATTTACAGGGAACTTCTATGGCTTCACCTGAAGTTGCCGGTATTGCAGCAATGATTAGATCATATTTTCCTAAATTAACAGCACCACAGGTTAAAAAGATTATTATGGATAGTGGTTTACCGGTACAGGCCAATGTAATTGTTGGTGGCGATCGTTTAAACACGCAGGAATTTAGTGAACTTTCTACCTCTGGAAAGATTGTTAATTTATATAATGCACTAATTTTAGCATCTAAAGTTTCTAAATAA